The nucleotide window GCATCTTCGTCGGGTGAGGCCGAGAATCTGCCCGCCGCCCGGCCGTTCGGAGTTGCTCCCGGCCGCGGCGCGCTGTAATCTACCGGTGATACCTTCGCACGAGACGGATACCGTGACCGCGTCCCTGCTCCTTCTGAACCTTCCGCTTCTTGGACCGTCACGGGGCCATTGTCCTTCGCGCGTCGGCTGATCCGATCCACGAGGTAACAGCGGCCCCGGAACTCAAGTTCCGGGGCCGATTTCGTTTCAGGAGCGCGTTATGTCCGTTCCGGCCGATCCGAACCGCGTCATCATCTTCGACACCACGCTGCGCGACGGCGAGCAGAGCCCGGGCTGCAGCATGAACCTCGCCGAGAAACTCGAGATGGCCCGCGCGCTCGCGGACCTCGGCGTGGACGTGATCGAGGCCGGGTTCCCGATCGCCTCCCCGGGCGACTTCGAGAGCGTGCAGGCCATCGCGCGGCAGATCCACGGGCCGGTCATCGCCGGCCTCGCCCGGTGCAACCCCACGGACATCGACCGCGCCGCGGACGCCGTAAAGGACGCCGAGAAGCCGCGCATCCACGTGTTCCTCGCCACCAGCGCGATCCACCGCGAGTTCAAGCTGAAGATGACCTCGGAGGAGGTGGCGCGGCGGGCCGTCGAGGGCGTCAAACGCGCCCGCGACCGGTGCGCCGACATCGAGTTTTCCCCCGAGGACGCGGCCCGCACCGAACTCGACTTCCTGGCAGAGGTGGTCGAGCGTGTGATCGAGGCCGGGGCCACCACGCTCAACATCCCCGACACCGTCGGGTACGCGGTGCCGCAGCACTACGCCGCCATCATCCGGCACCTCAAGAAGAACGTCCGCGGGATCGACAACTGCGTGCTCTCGGTCCACTGCCACAACGACCTGGGCCTGGCGGTGGCCAACAGCCTCGCGGCCCTGGGCGAGGGCGCGCGGCAGGTCGAGTGCACCATCAACGGCATCGGTGAGCGGGCCGGCAACACCTCGCTCGAAGAGGTGGTGATGGCGCTGCACACCCGCCGCGACTACTACGGGCTGACCACCGGGATCAACACCCGGCACCTGTACCCGGTGAGCCGCAAGCTGTCGCACGTCACCGGGCAGACGGTGCAGCGGAACAAGGCGATTGTGGGGCAGAACGCCTTCGCGCACGAGGCCGGCATCCACCAGGACGGGATGCTCAAGGAGCGCAGCACCTACGAGATCATGCGCCCCGAGGACGTGGGCATCCCGCAGACCGAGCTGGTGCTGGGCAAGCACAGCGGCCGGCACGCGCTCAAGCAGCGGGTCGCCGCCCTGGGGTACGGCCTGTCCGACGAGCAACTGAACAAGGTGTTCGAGGAGTTCAAGAAGCTCGCGGACAAGAAGAAGGAGATCTACGACGCGGACATTGAGGCGCTCGCGGAGAACCAGCTCCAGGAGGGCACGGGGAACCTGTGGACCCTCGTCGGGTTCACCAGCACTGCGGGCACCGGGTCGCAGACCTCGGCCGCGGTGACGCTCAAGCACCTCGACGGCTCGGTGCGTCGCGACGCCGCCGTCGGCAACGGCCCGATCGACGCGCTGTTCAAGGCAATCAACCGGGTCACCGGGGCGGCCGTGCGGGTGG belongs to Gemmata obscuriglobus and includes:
- a CDS encoding 2-isopropylmalate synthase, whose amino-acid sequence is MSVPADPNRVIIFDTTLRDGEQSPGCSMNLAEKLEMARALADLGVDVIEAGFPIASPGDFESVQAIARQIHGPVIAGLARCNPTDIDRAADAVKDAEKPRIHVFLATSAIHREFKLKMTSEEVARRAVEGVKRARDRCADIEFSPEDAARTELDFLAEVVERVIEAGATTLNIPDTVGYAVPQHYAAIIRHLKKNVRGIDNCVLSVHCHNDLGLAVANSLAALGEGARQVECTINGIGERAGNTSLEEVVMALHTRRDYYGLTTGINTRHLYPVSRKLSHVTGQTVQRNKAIVGQNAFAHEAGIHQDGMLKERSTYEIMRPEDVGIPQTELVLGKHSGRHALKQRVAALGYGLSDEQLNKVFEEFKKLADKKKEIYDADIEALAENQLQEGTGNLWTLVGFTSTAGTGSQTSAAVTLKHLDGSVRRDAAVGNGPIDALFKAINRVTGAAVRVVDYRVRSVSQDMDALGEASIEIEYSGKKSRARAVSVDVVEASALAYLEVVNRVASRQLRDRLKPTDNVPTEAVPAG